The Doryrhamphus excisus isolate RoL2022-K1 chromosome 18, RoL_Dexc_1.0, whole genome shotgun sequence genome contains a region encoding:
- the LOC131106011 gene encoding rootletin-like isoform X1, whose protein sequence is MSATTSSSEHQDSDSNKLESVIQRLEESVLSQEKKLTVRGPSPDAPPTCLPARVREIVTKNLKESPPEAMSSLMSLQEENRVLQGELAKLEDLLAHSRADRDELAIKYGAISERLEQTLRFDSGDGDRDSPESRSLAQQNVDLRRRLDEEQAAYKRKLTAYQEGQQRQAQLVQKLQAKVLQYKKRCGDLEQMLQQKSSEFEKPRLSDSSEASNGRHADESSSNLEDALIRLEEEQQRSSSLSAVNSMLREQLEQAGLANEALSQDLRRLTADWTRAREELEQKESDWRREEESFHSYFSSEHSRLLTLWRQVVGFRRHICELKSATERDLSDMRNDLARASHSAQVSCTSLCATLHNRDGGATLALEREKALRVQLEQQLRERVAEMMSFQARTDAERSELNVRLSDSVREAERLKDKIEEKERGLVVLTRRLEEQSSNDGSEMQLMRAHTETLLDTLRDIAQTVLSDAESSSEADQDNSAAPLLTFIHSSSPSAAPRRSSSPSRPTSLSALPEATLSALRSAVTNKTLQLQDARGRLLSAQSSIQQLRKQLAEADSAKREADQCNETLQRERDAAQRDRETTQRERDRLRQERDTLASDKVSLEKSVQAAQSSKQTLRMDCEKLQLALTSMQREKDHQREEKEAAIQEKDRAKAEVHRIQKQWDQSENRASAQRGELSAVRETHQQGEIERQLLEREKSQLSEALTRTENSNAELSLLVNKLQSEDAALRDTLAKMATMNEALSQDKVDLNSYILRLEEEKALLHTQKREAEQEKLTIRDELVRLEQDRLELDSARITLHQALQDTELSRVGMEAELQSLRTERLKLQERVTQLCTEVSSLGSELSLARGEGQRNEAALEEVGRGRAELARDKASLLVQLTASERDNSTLSEELAAYRSQRESLESSLFEAQHQLAQVESRREQLESDNQKLIVRYDTATADLRRARAEVESVLAQADKEKQALSQTLNAAQLEAQQALRKATCEHQEEVEKLVSEKEVLRQSLTASHSSTMKKLRQEVEAELHKAQTEREDIQSELRALQHDRDQSLLQAETEKQQALSLKEAEKAALCDRVSSLQAELSAAALEAERKARAAALCKEQEQARVGALTSELQELRSQLEDTSSLRERELQSLRETLTDFESRADGAVKELDTCRSSLAVSAESRDQLRRDIMEAERRLNQAQDEVQNFRREGTELRRSLIDVSKERDALSLSNSQLRESLRGAETERISVKRQCEEKEQRLTVLQENFSSTQKEVAELRSCLREVERSRLEARRELQELRRQLKVLDGEKEQKGREVAELQTRLSLEEQREEERGKELFTFKQKFTEAETARDTFKRELSLIQKRLTESESGWRLCERELTAQLQEARGCEKKLLDEAKNLALRTQAAQDSAGLYSLQLSEAQGRLAATEAELVRAEACRRDLEFRLSGLQSTLTRTLGIGARAVRGRSPRGSSASPGAVSRHHSISPLRSSLSPPKEFHTSTPDNTLGSRAVSPERGDTPLPLSPPQPELDTDTLRSGLKDFLQELRDAHRERDDALCQLGALQREVDQLRVDGDLAQSRLTQLQKTLQDSQEGKRGLDERLTQSQLQLHQHEEAARRGDRERRGLAERVKELERVLQACETEKQHVQEQLDKQRATEVRLEAERRRLREALEVAEARATRVEVGRRSLEGELQRVRLTLGDREAESQASHDRHDTLFKQVADGEARVSLLQREVERLSQALLKAEENEALLREKTISLNQTLQEVAAAHGNTQSRLTSLQNTLSMTEQEKQHLQERIDESRASLAEARRNMAALSERMHGLQSELHHSELQREELLTEVTKTQEVLRQRTASLAEAQRGAQTSQTERAAVEERLRALQRAVALLETEKKDAERQAVRLEKDKNALRNTLDKVERQKLKSEEGSMRLSAERKRLDCSLNTAEQELQEAQQQILMLQMQMADMEQSHSVCESLARQRDDAQQDAERLRASFRDLERTLGSRERTHRQRVKGLEEQVSTLKEQLQQEMKRRQPSLSSSFLSAAS, encoded by the exons TTGGAGCAGACCCTACGTTTCGACTCGGGAGATGGCGACCGTGATTCCCCGGAGTCTCGTAGCCTGGCTCAGCAGAACGTGGATCTCCGCAGGCGGCTGGATGAGGAGCAGGCGGCCTACAAGAGGAAGCTGACTGCCTATCAGGAAGGCCAGCAGAGGCAGGCGCAGCTAGTGCAGAAGTTGCAGGCTAAG GTGCTGCAGTACAAAAAGAGGTGTGGAGATCTGGAGCAGATGCTGCAGCAGAAGTCGTCAGAGTTTGAGAAACCCAGGCTGAGT GATTCCAGCGAAGCATCAAATGGTCGGCATGCAGACGAATCGAGCAGCAACCTGGAGGATGCTTTAATCCGTCTAGAAGAAGAGCAACAAAG GAGTAGCAGTTTGTCTGCGGTGAACTCCATGCTGAGGGAGCAGCTGGAGCAGGCCGGTTTGGCTAACGAGGCTCTGAGCCAGGACCTCCGCAGGCTCACTGCTGACTGGACCAGAGCCCGAGAAGAGCTGGAGCAGAAGGAGTCGGACTGGAGGAGAGAGGAAGAG TCTTTCCATAGCTACTTTAGCAGCGAGCACAGTCGTCTTCTCACTCTGTGGCGACAAGTGGTTGGCTTCCGTCGGCACATCTGTGAGCTTAAGAGTGCCACTGAAAG AGACTTGTCAGACATGCGCAACGACCTGGCCCGAGCGTCGCACTCCGCTCAGGTGTCATGCACGTCTCTGTGCGCGACGCTGCACAATCGAGACGGAGGCGCTACGCTGGCCCTGGAGCGCGAGAAGGCTCTGCGGGTCCAACTGGAGCAGCAACTCAGAGAACGTGTGGCTGAGATGATGAGCTTTCAGGCCAGAACTGACGCAGAGAGAAGCGAGCTCAACGTCAG GCTGTCTGACTCGGTCCGGGAGGCAGAAAGACTCAAGGACAAAATTGAGGAGAAAGAACGAGGACTTGTGGTCCTGACCAGGAGGCTGGAG gAGCAGAGCAGCAATGACGGGAGCGAAATGCAGCTGATGAGAGCTCACACTGAGACGCTATTGGACACACTGCGGGACATAGCGCAG ACGGTATTGTCAGACGCAGAGTCGTCATCCGAGGCAGACCAGGACAACTCTGCGGCGCCGCTGCTGACCTTCATCCACAGCTCATCCCCTAGCGCTGCTCCGAGGAGGTCATCCTCCCCCTCGAGGCCCACCTCATTGTCTGCGCTCCCTGAGGCAACCCTCTCAGCGCTACGGTCGGCAGTCACAAACAAGACACTTCAGCTGCAG GACGCTCGGGGGCGTCTGCTGTCCGCCCAGTCCTCCATACAGCAGTTACGCAAGCAGCTCGCCGAGGCCGATTCAGCCAAAAGAGAAGCAGACCAATGCAATGAGACGCTGCAGAGAGAGCGGGATGCCGCCCAGCGGGACAGAGAAACCACGCAGCGAGAACGAGATCGCTTGCGGCAGGAGAGAGACACGCTGGCCAG TGACAAAGTGAGCCTGGAGAAGAGCGTGCAGGCAGCACAGAGCAGCAAGCAGACCCTTCGCATGGACTGTGAGAAGCTACAGCTGGCTCTGACGTCTATGCAGCGGGAGAAGGACCACCAGAGGGAGGAGAAGGAGGCCGCCATTCAGGAGAAGGACCGAGCCAAGGCCGAAGTTCATCGGAT TCAGAAGCAATGGGACCAGAGCGAGAACCGAGCCTCAGCCCAGCGTGGCGAGCTGTCTGCAGTGAGGGAGACTCACCAGCAGGGGGAGATTGAGAGGCAGCTGCTGGAGAGGGAAAAATCCCAACTCTCTGAAGCACTCACTCGG aCTGAGAACAGTAACGCAGAACTCTCTCTACTGGTCAACAAGCTCCAGTCCGAGGATGCGGCTCTCAGGGACACCCTCGCCAAAATGGCTACCATGAATGAGGCGCTGTCCCAAGACAAAGTTGACCTCAACAGCTACATCCTGCGG ctggaggaggagaaggcccTGCTGCACACGCAGAAACGCGAAGCCGAGCAGGAGAAGCTGACCATCAGGGACGAGCTGGTGCGCTTGGAGCAGGACCGGCTGGAGCTGGACTCGGCCCGCATCACGCTGCACCAGGCCCTGCAGGACACGGAGCTGAGCCGCGTGGGGATGGAGGCGGAGCTTCAGAGTCTCCGGACGGAGAGGCTGAAACTGCAAGAGCGAGTCACGCAG CTGTGTACCGAGGTGTCCTCCTTGGGTTCCGAGTTAAGTCTCGCCAGAGGAGAGGGTCAGCGCAACGAAGCGGCCTTGGAGGAGGTCGGCCGCGGACGCGCGGAACTGGCGAGAGACAAAGCATCACTTCTCGTTCAGCTGACGGCGTCCGAGAGAGACAACAGCACGCTGTCGGAGGAACTGGCCGCTTACAG GTCTCAACGCGAGTCTTTGGAGAGCAGCTTGTTTGAAGCGCAGCATCAACTCGCTCAGGTGGAGTCCCGCAGGGAGCAGCTGGAGTCAGACAACCAAAAACTGATAGTGCGCTATGACACGGCAACAG CTGACCTACGGCGTGCTCGCGCTGAGGTGGAGAGCGTGTTGGCCCAGGCTGATAAGGAGAAACAAGCTCTGAGTCAGACCCTGAATGCAGCACAGCTGGAGGCCCAGCAGGCTTTGCGCAAGGCCACCTGCGAACAtcaggaggaggtggagaagcTTGTCTCGGAAAAG GAGGTGCTGCGGCAGAGTCTCACGGCGTCCCACAGCAGCACTATGAAGAAGCTGAGGCAGGAAGTCGAGGCTGAGCTTCACAAAGCACAGACAGAAAGGGAGGACATACAGAGCGAACTGAGGGCGCTGCAGCACGACCGAGATCAGAGTCTGCTTCAGGCCGAAACGGAGAAGCAACAG GCTTTGTCCCTGAAGGAGGCGGAGAAAGCGGCACTGTGCGACAGAGTGTCCAGTCTGCAGGCCGAGCTGTCAGCTGCAGCCCTCGAGGCCGAGCGCAAAGCCCGAGCGGCGGCTCTTTGCAAAGAGCAGGAGCAG GCCAGAGTTGGAGCTCTAACCAGCGAGCTGCAGGAGCTTCGCTCTCAACTCGAGGACACGTCCTCTCTTCGCGAAAGAGAACTTCAGAGTCTGCGAGAGACTCTTACCGACTTTGAGTCACGCGCTGACGGCGCCGTCAAAGAG CTGGACACGTGCAGATCTTCTCTTGCCGTCAGCGCCGAGAGCCGAGATCAGCTCAGACGAGACATCATGGAGGCCGAGCGTCGCCTCAACCAAGCTCAGGACGAGGTCCAGAACTTCCGGAGGGAAGGGACGGAACTGCGTCGCAGCCTGATTGACGTCTCCAAGGAGAGAGACGCCCTCAGCTTGTCCAACTCCCAGCTCAGGGAGAGTCTCCGAGGGGCGGAGACGGAGAGAATCAG CGTGAAGCGACAGTGCGAGGAGAAGGAGCAGAGGCTCACTGTGCTCCAGGAGAATTTTTCCTCCACTCAGAAGGAGGTGGCGGAGTTGCGGAGCTGTCTGAGGGAAGTAGAAAGGTCACGACTGGAAGCACGGCGAGAGCTCCAGGAGCTGCGTAGACAG CTGAAGGTTCTGGATGGAGAGAAGGAGCAGAAAGGGAGGGAGGTTGCAGAGCTGCAGACTCGCTTGTCCCTGGAGGAGCAAAGAGAGGAGGAGCGAGGGAAGGAGCTTTTTACCTTCAAGCAGAAGTTCACCGAAGCTGAGACAGCTAGAGACACATTCAAAAGGGAG CTCTCCCTGATTCAGAAGCGCCTGACCGAGTCCGAGTCCGGCTGGCGTCTCTGCGAGAGAGAACTGACAGCTCAGCTTCAGGAGGCACGAGGCTGCGAGAAGAAGCTGCTCGACGAAGCCAAGAACCTGGCACTGCGCACTCAGGCCGCCCAGGACTCAGCCGGCTTGTACAGCCTACAGCTGAGTGAAGCGCAGGGGCGCCTGGCAGCCACGGAGGCCGAGCTCGTGCGGGCCGAGGCCTGCAGGAGGGACCTGGAGTTTCGTCTGAGCGGCCTCCAGTCCACACTGACCAGAACGCTTGGTATTGGAGCGAGAGCGGTTAGGGGGCGGAGCCCCAGAGGGAGTTCTGCATCTCCTGGCGCCGTGTCACGGCATCACAGCATCTCACCCCTGCGTTCCTCTTTGTCGCCCCCTAAAG AATTCCACACCAGCACCCCTGACAACACTTTGGGCTCCAGAGCTGTATCTCCAGAGAGAGGGGACACGCCCCTACCTCTCTCGCCCCCACAACCAGAGCTGGACACTGACACTCTACGAAGTGGTCTCAAGGACTTCCTCCAGGAGCTCCGTGACGCGCACAGAGAGCGG GACGACGCCCTGTGCCAGTTGGGGGCTCTGCAACGTGAAGTGGACCAGCTGAGGGTGGATGGAGATTTGGCGCAGAGCCGCCTCACTCAGCTGCAGAAGACCTTACAAGATTCCCAAGAAG GGAAACGGGGCCTGGACGAGCGCCTGACGCAGTCTCAGCTTCAGCTCCACCAGCACGAGGAGGCGGCCAGGAGAGGCGACAGAGAGAGGCGGGGCCTCGCCGAACGGGTAAAGGAGCTCGAGCGTGTGCTGCAGGCCTGTGAGACGGAGAAGCAACACGTTCAG GAACAACTGGACAAGCAGCGAGCCACCGAAGTGCGTCTGGAGGCCGAGAGAAGGCGCCTGCGGGAGGCGCTGGAGGTGGCCGAAGCGCGGGCCACCAGGGTGGAGGTGGGCAGGCGGAGTCTGGAGGGGGAGCTGCAGAGAGTCAGACTGACCCTTGGAGACAGGGAGGCGGAGAGCCAGGCCTCACACGACCGCCATGACACTCTGTTCAAACAG GTAGCAGACGGAGAAGCCCGAGTGTCTCTGCTTCAGCGGGAGGTGGAACGTCTGAGTCAGGCTCTCCTTAAAGCCGAAGAAAACGAAGCTCTTCTGCGAGAGAAGACCATCTCCCTCAACCAGACCCTGCAGGAGGTGGCGGCTGCTCACGGCAACACTCAGAGTCGCCTGACTTCCCTGCAGAACACTTTGAGCATGACGGAGCAGGAGAAGCAACACCTCCAA GAAAGAATCGACGAGTCACGGGCGTCTTTAGCCGAAGCGAGGCGCAACATGGCCGCACTCAGCGAGCGCATGCACGGCCTCCAGAGCGAGCTGCATCACAGTGAGCTGCAACGTGAAGAACTGCTAACCGAGGTCACCAAGACCCAAGAG GTTCTACGTCAGCGTACGGCCAGCCTGGCCGAGGCCCAGCGTGGCGCCCAGACGTCTCAGACAGAGCGCGCCGCCGTGGAGGAGCGTCTGCGGGCGTTGCAGAGGGCGGTGGCCCTGCTGGAGACGGAGAAGAAAGATGCAGAGAGACAGGCTGTGAGGTTGGAGAAGGATAAAAATGCCCTGAGGAACACGCTGGATAAG GTTGAGCGTCAGAAGCTGAAGAGCGAAGAGGGCAGCATGCGTCTTTCCGCCGAAAGAAAGCGTTTGGATTGCTCGCTGAACACGGCCGAGCAGGAGCTGCAGGAAGCCCAGCAGCAGATACTCATGCTACAG ATGCAGATGGCTGACATGGAGCAGTCCCACAGCGTGTGCGAGAGTTTGGCCAGGCAGCGTGATGACGCTCAGCAGGATGCCGAGAGGCTGAGAGCCAGCTTCAGGGACCTGGAGAGGACTCTGGGCTCCAGGGAGCGCACTCACAGGCAGAGGGTCAAAGGACTGGAGGAGCAG GTGTCCACCTTGAAGGAGCAACTCCAACAGGAGATGAAACGACGACAGCCTTCGCTTTCCTCCTCTTTCCTGTCCGCAGCCAGCTGA